One window of Triplophysa rosa linkage group LG10, Trosa_1v2, whole genome shotgun sequence genomic DNA carries:
- the LOC130560498 gene encoding retrovirus-related Pol polyprotein from transposon 297: MAAGASMGTQQGPHPPVKRIHTDRGETPLVGPRNEGEVEVNGKACKALIDSGSQITSITHNYWQSHPALLKQKLRSSTIPIEGAAGQSIPYRGVLHIDLKVLGKEFKAVPTFVVPDSDYRSSVPLLVGTNVIRASRIHLQAAYGSQFLHQVKEKHPEWYMALLKVGSAKQSEIHDVVGPAVYTGRTIHLPGGKEMDLRCRIKAGPQRKTYTALIEGHASLQLPQDVLVAKVLANVKRGCAPVRVMNLSQRVITIRRHTSLASAVLVDKVVEFPGKNHGEAGSRGAGLSLDQVVTSCGVDLSGAAVESEDQRALLRDMLDKNADVFSQHPMDYGHTTTVHHEIPLVDPRPFRLPYRKIPASQWQDVRRLLVEMETAGVIRPSKIPYASPVVVVTKKDGSLRLCIDYRKLNSCVTRDAFPLPRIEEALEALGQAKYFSTLDLTSGYWQVEVAEQDKHKTAFSTPMGLFEANRMPFGLQNAPSTFQRMMTSCFGDLNFTHLLIYLDDIIIFSKSFNEHLERLQLAFDRLREHGLKLKPSKCQLVRKEVQYLGHLVSAEGIRTDPEKINKVKDWERPTNRMEVLRFLGFSGYYRRYVKGYSNMAAPLYRLTSGDPKKKKRGAQKGTGPDQPFLWTAECEEAFQFLKEKLISAPVLGYPDYSQPFLLQTDASGMGLGAVLVQVQDGVERVIAYASRGLSPPETRYPAHKLEFLALKWAVTDKFHDHLYGRKFSVLTDNNPLKYVMTSSKLDATGQRWVSHLSTFDFDIQYRRGQDNSNADALSRMSNQEVAGTLQSCPQQLRTSGPRHDEVSGEDTAGTEEPESVQETSEVYVDVGMETLPAMTIQELRAGQKEDRDIGPILHFKSRNHKPSHSERRKVGATGDLLLKE; the protein is encoded by the coding sequence ATGGCAGCTGGGGCATCCATGGGTACACAGCAAGGGCCCCACCCACCTGTAAAGAGGATTCACACTGACAGAGGGGAAACACCCCTAGTGGGTCCCAGGAATGAAGGGgaagtggaagtcaatggcaaGGCATGCAAGGCTCTCATCGACTCTGGCTCGCAGATCACCAGTATTACGCACAACTACTGGCAGAGCCACCCAGCTTTACTGAAACAGAAGTTACGGTCTTCTACGATACCGATAGAAGGTGCAGCGGGTCAGAGTATACCCTACCGTGGTGTCCTGCACATCGACCTGAAGGTGCTGGGGAAAGAATTCAAGGCAGTACCTACCTTTGTTGTTCCTGATTCCGACTATCGCTCTTCAGTTCCCCTGCTGGTGGGAACTAATGTCATTCGAGCCTCCCGAATCCACCTTCAAGCAGCTTATGGTTCGCAGTTTCTGCACCAGGTCAAAGAGAAGCATCCAGAGTGGTACATGGCTTTACTGAAGGTGGGAAGCGCCAAGCAAAGTGAAATACATGATGTTGTGGGTCCTGCTGTTTACACTGGTCGTACAATACACCTCCCTGGTGGAAAGGAGATGGATTTAAGGTGTAGGATTAAAGCTGGCCCTCAAAGGAAGACTTATACGGCCTTGATAGAGGGCCATGCTTCCTTGCAGCTCCCCCAGGATGTTTTAGTGGCCAAAGTGCTTGCTAATGTGAAAAGAGGGTGTGCTCCAGTTAGAGTGATGAATCTTTCCCAGCGAGTCATTACGATCAGACGACACACAAGTCTGGCCAGTGCAGTCCTGGTGGACAAGGTGGTAGAGTTCCCAGGTAAAAATCATGGTGAAGCTGGGAGCAGAGGGGCTGGTCTCAGTCTGGACCAAGTGGTGACTAGCTGTGGGGTTGACCTTAGTGGAGCAGCGGTGGAAAGTGAGGACCAACGTGCACTACTTAGGGATATGCTGGACAAGAATGCAGATGTGTTCTCCCAACATCCCATGGACTATGGTCACACCACAACAGTACATCATGAGATTCCCCTGGTTGACCCGAGGCCTTTTCGACTGCCATACCGCAAAATACCCGCCTCCCAGTGGCAAGATGTGAGGCGGTTATTGGTGGAAATGGAGACAGCAGGAGTCATTCGACCCAGTAAAATTCCGTACGCATCCCCTGTGGTGGTTGTGACCAAGAAGGATGGGTCACTCCGATTGTGTATCGACTACAGGAAGCTCAACTCCTGCGTCACTCGAGATGCATTCCCTCTGCCAAGGATAGAGGAGGCTTTAGAGGCTTTGGGACAAGCAAAGTACTTCTCCACCCTTGACCTTACATCTGGATACTGGCAGGTGGAGGTTGCGGAACAAGACAAGCACAAGACAGCATTCAGCACTCCCATGGGGCTGTTTGAGGCCAATAGAATGCCTTTTGGGCTGCAAAACGCACCCTCCACCTTTCAAAGAATGATGACCTCCTGTTTTGGGGACTTAAATTTTACCCATCTCCTCATTTACCTTGACGACATTATAATTTTCTCTAAGTCATTTAATGAACATTTAGAGAGGCTCCAGCTGGCTTTCGATAGGCTTCGGGAGCATGGCTTGAAGCTGAAGCCGTCCAAGTGCCAGCTTGTGAGGAAGGAAGTGCAGTACCTGGGTCACTTGGTGTCTGCGGAGGGCATCAGGACAGACCCAGAGAAGATCAACAAGGTCAAGGATTGGGAGAGGCCTACTAATCGTATGGAAGTGCTGCGGTTTTTGGGTTTTTCAGGTTATTATAGGAGGTACGTGAAGGGTTACTCTAACATGGCTGCTCCGTTATACCGCCTTACCTCCGGTGaccctaaaaagaaaaaaagaggggCCCAGAAAGGCACAGGCCCTGACCAGCCATTTCTGTGGACTGCTGAATGCGAGGAGGCCTTtcagtttttaaaagaaaagctGATTAGTGCTCCAGTGTTAGGCTATCCGGACTACAGTCAACCCTTTCTGCTGCAGACTGATGCCTCAGGAATGGGGCTTGGTGCAGTGTTAGTACAGGTCCAAGATGGGGTGGAGAGGGTCATTGCGTATGCGAGCAGAGGCCTGAGCCCACCTGAGACGAGGTATCCGGCACACAAGCTTGAGTTCCTCGCTCTCAAGTGGGCCGTGACGGATAAGTTCCATGACCACCTGTACGGGCGCAAGTTCTCCGTCCTGACGGACAATAATCCTCTGAAATATGTAATGACCTCATCCAAACTCGACGCCACAGGTCAGCGATGGGTCTCTCATTTGTCCACATTTGACTTTGACATCCAGTATCGGAGGGGACAGGATAACTCCAACGCTGATGCGCTATCACGTATGTCCAACCAGGAGGTGGCGGGGACCCTGCAGTCATGCCCGCAGCAGTTGAGGACTAGTGGACCAAGACATGATGAGGTCTCAGGCGAGGATACAGCTGGCACAGAGGAACCGGAAAGCGTTCAGGAGACCAGTGAGGTGTATGTGGATGTGGGGATGGAGACATTGCCTGCTATGACCATACAGGAGCTTCGAGCGGGGCAGAAGGAGGACAGAGATATCGGTCCCATCCTCCACTTTAAGAGCAGAAACCACAAACCAAGCCACAGCGAGAGGAGGAAAGTGGGAGCCACTGGGGATCTCCTCTTAAAAGAGTGA